The SAR202 cluster bacterium genomic sequence CGGTAATGCCCGCCATGAAGGCAAAGCGGAGCTTCGCGCCTTCGGATGTTACCAGCCCGCAAACCAGGCCGAAGGCCGCCGTCGCGGCCATGGCTGGAACGAGGGTGAGGGAGAGGTTGTAGGCCACCGAGGGCAGGATGCCGGTCAGATTGGTGAGCGTGGCCATCATCCAGTAGCCGAAGTAGTAGTAGCTTATTGTGCTGCCGGAGAGCCATGGGTCCTCCGGCTGTCCCCAGAACGAGCGCACGGAGGCGTTCAGGAAAGCGAAGTCCATCGGCTGCTCGGTATGGGTTATCGCAGCGGCGTGCGCCCTGTAGAGGGTCCACCCCGCAAAGACAGCGAGGAACACGATTTCGGACGCAATGACGATCTTGCCCTGCCGGGAGAAGAACTCCTTCATTGCGGCCGCGTTCCGGTACGCCAGCACGCCGGAGGCCGCGATAATGGCGCCGAGCAGCAGGGCTACCGACCACTGTGTGCTCGGTAGAACGTGGACGAAGCTAAGCAGCCATGAGGGATACGCGAGCAGCAGCAGGCCGAAGGGCTTGGCGATGCTGTAGCCCCGGTCCCTTAGAAAAGGGAAAACCCTGAAGCAAATGGGGAATGCGGCCAGCCCCACGAGCTCGATGGCGACCAGCCAGAGTATGATATCCAGGATCACAGGTGGCCCTCTCTAGACCCTCATTCAGGCAGATGAAGCGTGCCGGCGCGGTCCGAACATCGCCTCCACAAACTCCCGCGGGTCAAAGGCGGCAATGTCGTCCGGCTGCTCGCCGGTGCCGATGTACAGGACCGGCACCTTGAGGTCGTTGGCAACCGCCAGCACGATGCCGCCTTTGGCGGTGCCGTCCAGCTTGGAAAGGAATACGCCTTCGCATCTGACAGCGTCCGTGAACGCCTTCACCTGCAACAGCCCATTCTGACCGGTCGTCGCGTCAAGCGCCAGGACCACCCGGATGGACTCCTCGTCTCCCTGCCTCGCCAGGACGCGCTGGATCTTCTTGATCTCCTCCATGAGATTGACCTTCGTGTGGAGGCGCCCGGCAGTGTCTATTATGAGAACGTCGACGCCCCGGCTTTTGGCAGCCTGCATGGCATCGAAAGCGACGGCGCCCGGGTCCGCCCCGGGCGTGTGGGCGATAACATCCACTCCGAGCCTCTTGCCCCATGCCTGGAGCTGGTCGATCGCCGCTGCGCGGTAAGTGTCCGCCGCGCCGAGGAGCACCTTTTTGCCGCTCTCCTTGTACAGGTTGGTGAGCTTGGCGATGCTTGTCGTCTTCCCTACACCGTTCACGCCGACCATCAAGATGATCAGCGGCGTCTCGCGGACCTCCAGCGCTCTGGATGGGTTGCCCACCTCGAGCATGTAGACCATTTCGTCCTTGAGGATCTCGAAAGCCTCTCCCGGATCGTCCACCTTCTCGTACTTGACCCTCTCCTTGAGCGTGTCCACCAGGTACTGGGTAGCGTTTACGCCGACATCGGAGGTGATGAGTATCTCCTCCATCTGGTCCCAGATAGAGTCGTCCAGCTTTTCCCCGCTGAAGAGGGTGGCCATCTTGCCGAAGACACCCTTCTTCGTCTTTTCGACTGCCAGTTCGGTCCTGGCCTTATCTTCTTTGTCCTTGCGCTTCAAAAAGCCAAACAAAGGGACACCTGGTCTTCTGATAGGGGTTAAGAGCAATGGCGGAAAGGAACGTGAATCCGCGCTCATTGTAGAGGTTAGCATGAGTCCATAGGGCTCACAAGACTTCAACAAAGCCGGGGCGACAGCTTTAAGGCCTGGGCCGGTTGCAAAGTAAACAAAAAGAGGCCCCGAATTGATCGGGGCCTCTTTTGAGCGAAGGACCCCCGATGGTGTGGTCGGTCCACCAGGGGTCCATTTAGGCCGGTGATAACAGGGGTTCTGACCTTCAACGCGGTAACCGGCGCCCGCGCTGGGCCTCCAAAGGAGTGAAGCTCGACTGTCAGGTTGTTCGCTTGTTATCAGGACCAGTCATTACCTGACTGCTAACTGCCAACTGCTGACTTAATTGTCGTAGGTCTTCGCGATGGACATGTAGTCCTTGCGGGCCTGGTCGCGCGTCGGCGCGCCGGCGCCATCGAACCGCTGCAGCGACTCGAGATAGCTCTCGAAAGGCCACGTGGTGGCGGTCTTGCGGATTGCGTTGATAATCTTCTGAATCATTTCTATTCCTCCCCGATGCGGCTCATCTCTTGGGATTAGGCGGCCGTCATCGCTATCACAAGGACTATTCTGCACCCACTCTATTATTTTGTGAATACATATGCGGTAATATTTAGTATCATGTTTCATAATACTGCGGCGGTGTCAAATGGAGATAAAAGAGCTTAGAAGCTTCTGTGCCGCGGCCCGGCTACACAGTATTTCCCGGGCGGCAGAGAAGCTGGACCTGGGCCAACCGACGGTAACGATGCACA encodes the following:
- the ftsY gene encoding signal recognition particle-docking protein FtsY — its product is MSADSRSFPPLLLTPIRRPGVPLFGFLKRKDKEDKARTELAVEKTKKGVFGKMATLFSGEKLDDSIWDQMEEILITSDVGVNATQYLVDTLKERVKYEKVDDPGEAFEILKDEMVYMLEVGNPSRALEVRETPLIILMVGVNGVGKTTSIAKLTNLYKESGKKVLLGAADTYRAAAIDQLQAWGKRLGVDVIAHTPGADPGAVAFDAMQAAKSRGVDVLIIDTAGRLHTKVNLMEEIKKIQRVLARQGDEESIRVVLALDATTGQNGLLQVKAFTDAVRCEGVFLSKLDGTAKGGIVLAVANDLKVPVLYIGTGEQPDDIAAFDPREFVEAMFGPRRHASSA